A region of the Ochotona princeps isolate mOchPri1 chromosome 9, mOchPri1.hap1, whole genome shotgun sequence genome:
TCTCAAGGATCCCGGAGGGAGACATGGTTACGctctcagagagaaggaaagaccttGGTGGGATGATACAGGGACAGAACCGGAAGCCCGACCCTGGGACTTCTACTCTTAGGTCTTAGGATACTGTTTTTTCAGGTGTAGACACTGGGGTCCAGACAACTCATGGGCAGCAGTTTGTCACCTGCCCTGGGTTCCTGCAGATGTCTGTACCTGTCACCCCTTCAGGGTGAAGTTCCCAAGGAGCCACTTCCCTCCTCATCCTCCCCTCCCAGGTGCCTCTCGGCACTTGACCAGTGGAAACACTGCCGTTGATTTGTTTCCGCAGGTCTGGAGAGTGACTTCCTGGCTGTGTTGAGTGATTACCCGTCTCCTGACATCAGCCCCCCAATATTCAGGCGTGGGGAGAAGCTGCGAGTGATATCTGAGTGAGTTCATTTTGTGCAACTTTAATACCCTCAAAAGCAGATGAAGCCAATCTGGGGGGAATAATGAGGCTTTAACTTCAGTTGGCTATTGAGAGTGCGTAGGAACCAACTTCTGCTTCTCACAGTGGCTTGGCATCCACCACACGGGTGATGAGATGCCACCTGCCAGTGCCAACAAAGAAATTAACCACAGGGTTTGAGAATGCAGCCACTGATGTGCAAAAAGTATTGCCCTTCTGTCTGTTGCGCCTGACTCAAAACATGCTGAAtaataaaaccaaaccaaacataaAGCTTATTTACATGCCCACTGGTGTGGCCCCATGCAGTCATGCTGGCTAGACTTCAGGGCACTCGGCAATATGGGAAATATTGTTGACTTTACAAAGTCTCTCACTTGCAGCCTACAGAGAGAATATCATTTGGTGCCACTATATGGGATGGTTTGTCAGTTGGTCTGGAGCTGATGGTGCCCTGCTGGATACACACATTCTGTAAACTAGATATTTTTAGCTGGAGCACTTCTGGTCACCATGGTCAAGAGCAGTCCTCGGAAGATAGCTGTGCACCCTGTGAGTCACTTCAATTGCTGTGTCCACACCTCTGCTGTTCTGTCGCTGACTGACACACCTGCTCCTGTCTGTTCTTATTCCTGCAGCGAAGGGGGCTGGTGGAAAGCCATTTCACTCAGCACTGGCCGTGAGAGTTACATTCCTGGAATATGCGTGGCTAGGGTTTACCATGGGTGAGTACATTTCTCATATAGATGTGTTAGAATGTGATATTTATGACTGGTGGTTCACAGAGAGGTTCCAATATGCTATTGTGGATGGCAATGAAGGCATTGAGTTTAGAGGGGAAGTTCCTActtcaccctgcacccatgagtcAACATGAGACCTGTGCTAATTAACTTCTCCTTTCTGGGGACTCAATTTTCCCATCAGTAAAATGGAAGACGTCAGGCTTACAGCTTTACCATGGCACATTTGACTCACAGTTCTACCAAGCTGTACCTGGCACACAGCTCTACCATGCTGTACCCAGTCATAGCTTGCTTTCCTCCACTGCCAGATAAAGATCCCAACAGACAATAATAGGTATGATTATATGAACCCATGGAtataggtgtgaggaagatgagcGCAGCAAAGCCAGGAGTAAAGGAAGCACCCGGTCAACATCAGCTGTGTTCTCTACAGTTACACATCTTGAACCACAGAGACTGCTTAACTGCCAGAACTGCTTAAGGGCCCAAAGTGGCAGAGGCAAAACAGGAAGAGAAGCACACATTCTAAAGAGTCAGCCTTGGCAGATGCAAAAATAGCACGCTGCCTTCTCCTGTGGCAGTGTAGGCGTTGCGGGCTCCTGGGCTCTGAGGTTCCCTTTCTTCCATGGAAGACCTTCCTAACTTCATTGAGCCTTAATCTCCAGCTAAGAGGAAAGGGGGGGGGAGAAAGAAGTAACTTCATTGAGCCTTCATCTCCAGCTAAGAGGAAAGGGGGGGGGAAAGAAGTAACTTCACTGAGCCTTCATCTCCAGCTAAGAGgaaagggcgggggggggggggaagaaagaAGTAACTTCATTGAGCCTTCATCTCCAGCTAAGAGGAAAGGGGGGGGAGAAAGAAGTAACTTCATTGAGCCTTCATCTCCAGCTAAGaggaaaggggggggggagaaagaagTAACTTCACTGAGCCTTCATCTCCAGCTaagaggaaagggggaggggagaaagaagtAACTTCATTGAGCCTTCATCTCCAGCTAAGAGGAAAGGGGGGGAGAAGAAAGAAGTAACTTCATTGAGCCTTCATCTCCAGCTAAGaggaaaggggggggggaagaaagAAGTGCCACTTTTACACCTGGCAACTGACACCTGCACAGCCCGAGGATGACACATAACGAGGCACCCGGACACACCTTGAAGGCTGGAACTGTTGCCCTGTATTTCAACATTGAGGATTCAAACTCTGAGCCCTCGACACCCTTTCTGGGCCCAAAATGGTGGCAGCAGGGAGAAAGTGGGGCCACAGTCTCTCCTGGACTGGTTGCTTGTCATGGGTCCTCACTCCTTCTGTCTAGGACCTTTGTGATGAAGATGTGAAACTGAAATTGTCAGGAGTTGCGACCAATGGGAATCCAAGCAGATGCAAACTGATCTTCCAGGGATACTAGTCTCATAGCCACAACAGCATTCTTTGGCACACAGGAGAGACAGGCCAAGGACCATGGTTGCAGCATGAGTTATCCCAGAAGGCACACCAGCTTCAACTGTGCCATGACCGACGTGGTTACTCAGACAGACCACTTCATCATCTCTGACCCTCGGCAGCCTACTCTCTGGGAGAGACAGTGTCAACTGCCTGGGAGCGCCCAGATGAGGACTCTATCTTAAGTGCTTACCAGGGGAAGTGACCCTGGATTAGCATTCATGCATGGCCCTTGAcattgttttattgcttttgtcTTAAGTGGAATGTCATGGAAGAATGTGAACACATCAATGCTTGCTGCATACCCTGAAATCATTAATGCACCATGCACTGTGCAGAACTGAAGAAACTGTTGACCTATTTGACTGAGTGCTACATCATCAAGATCTTCACAAGAAACTGTCACGATGATCATTGTACGAATGAGGGGAAGCCACCTTGTGATTCAGGAGCACTCAGCGCCTACTTGTCCAACTTGCACCTGGGCCATGGTGGAAGGGCATGGCCACACAACATAGCAGGGCCAACAGTCACTGTGGCACACAGGGACTGGGTAtatggcagagaagccagggctcATTCACTCAGTTGCAGGGTCTCTTACATGGCAGTGCACACCTGCTCCCTTGGACACATCAGCCAACATAGCATCTCCTTCTCCACTGAGAATCGACAGTGTGATCTGAAAATGAGCAGGGGCTTCTCTTGGGAACACAGATTCCTTGTGTGCGGAATGGCTTGCTAAGAGCATTTAGGGTGCTGGGCTGCCTGAGGGCAGGTGGAAAACTGGGCCATAGCATTATATCTGCTTTCCCTAACTAAGTATATATGAAGAGCAACACCCTAAACACAAAGCCACAGCCCCGTAAGAGCAGGATGGCCCTGCCCTGTGAGAGTGTGGCAGGAGGGACACTGTGAGTAGCGATCAGAGACACACATTACATGAAGCACACCCGACAGGCATGCTGGAATGTGCTGCAATATGCGTCAGTCACATCACCATGAGTGCAGATGCCCTGTGTTCCCTGAAGAGGTGGATGAGAGAGGCTGGTTATGCCTTACAGTGTCATGATCCAGTGGCACATCTGGCGTGGAATAGGAACTCAGGGAATACTATTTGGAGGATTCAAACTTTCCCCCAACTCTCCAATTCCAGAAGCTTCCGATCATCTGGGCCTGAATTTCAGATTCACTCTGATTTCCACAGGGCCTGACTACTTGTGGAGGAGTTGTTAGGCACACTCAGGACGCTCACTGCTGTCTtcccacttcccagatggctattTGAGGGGCTGGGCAGAGACAAGGCTgaggagctgctgcagctgccagacACGAAGATGGGCTCATTCATGATCAGAGAAAGCGAGACGAAGAAAGGTGAGTGTCTGTCCCCAACTGGCGCATCACAGAGCTCCCTTCCCCTTCTTGTCACTGCTGTGGTCAATGTCCTGAGAACCCCACACTACGGGGAGCCACAGAAGCCTTGGGGACTAGAAACAAGGACTGGCACCCTGCCCGGGCACAGCTCTGGATACTGACAAGGCATTGGATCTTGCTGTCTTCCTGCCACAGAGCCTTCTAGCAGCTGAGAACCAAGTGAATGCCAGGAATGGACAGTGTGCTGGACAGATAGATGCTGCTGGAGGCCTGGCCGGGCCCCTGTAATGGCCTGCTAGAGCTGAGCtctcccatctgtgaaatggaaggaaaatcttccctgTGACAATGCGATGCATGTGTGTGGGCTcttgccacacaggaagcccACCACGGGAGGCCCCTGTATGTTCCCCATGAGGCAGCTCAGACGCAGGGCCCCCTGTGCTCACACATCCCCGCCATCTGCAttgccactgcttcccaggcccacACAAGCAGGATTAGCAGGGGCTCTTTGTTCAACAAAGTCTCAGGCCCTCATTTTAGTCCCATGAATGACTAAGCCCTCACCCCTGCGTCCCTTATCTATAACCTGggttaccaagaaaaaaaaaagctgagttcCATGCCTGTCCTGGGTGTAGGAAGGGCTTAAACTACTAAAACGCAGAGACACTACAACTTGCCCTGACTAAACCATAGCAATAAAaagacctttcaaataaatgcagaagATGCTGGTGAGCTCTGAGCTTGcatcacacatatacacacacacacacacagagttctacGAGAAGAGTGCCTGTTGTGCTCCTACTAGAACTGTCACCCGTATGCCAGTGCCTGTATCGGGAAAGCAGGGACTTGGGGTCTCAGAAACTTCCAAAACAGGGAGATCAAGAGTAAGGCAGAagcaacagcatgtgtgtgtccCCGGGATCCCTAAGCTGGCATGGCCAAGGGAGGCAAAATGCTGTACGGGTGCCACAATTGGTCTAAAAATGGACATGTTGTCAGGTATCTGCAGTGGGGCTGTGCTGGGAGTGGCAAGTCGCTCCCCTGGGTATGCAAAGTTCTGATGATTTTTCTACTTGCTACCCTTGACTTGCTCACCATACTTCCAGTTCCCGTTGACATGACGGGAAGTCACTCACTGGggtgagactgggggcaggcctagaGCTCAGTTGGGTACACCCCTCAGAAGATTCTAGACAGGGACTTCAGGGAGTTCAGGGAAAGAGATACcaaaagataactttattttggtgcaaaaccaaaatgaaatccatgcatacatacgatcttcagaaagttcatgaataCACTACCCATGGATTTCAAGAGGTCTTTGCAGAACAGTCAGCTTAGGTTAAATCCCCTTCACACAAGCCTGAGGTAGTGTCTTGGCaggaagccccacccaggcttCCCTTCCCATGCTGAGTACCTCTGGGTCTTCCTCTTGGGGCTCCTGTTTCCTCATTAATAAGGCAGCTGGATACAACACTTCCAGAGGTCTTACTGAGAACTGACAGGGATGTGGCCTAGCAATAGCTCAGCCCTCTTCCCCACTGTTCAGACATCTAGGATTCTCTTTCCCCTCTCGTGGGCTCATGAGTGTTTTCCAGTCCCAAACCCCAGAAGACACAGCAAGCACAATCCTCAAACATGACCCAAGTTCAGTTCTCCCAGCTTCTCCTGGGGAAGTTGAGGCTCAGACACTGGCAGGTGGCTGAGGTTCTTCTTTCTCTAGCTGATCTGGGTCCTAAGATGCTGACAGGGAAACCATACACCACTATTCACATGCCTCTTGGGGATGCCTTGAAACACATCTTAGCCAACACTTGCTCCCTGTCTCAGAAGACCAAGCTGGAGTTAGCGGGACTAGGCACCAGGAAAGGAGGTGTAATCAGAGGAAACTGTCCCTGGATGTGTGGTGTCACGGCAAGGATAGGATGGACAAAGGAGATGGCAGTGGCGACATCTTACAGTGCACTCGTGCAGAACCTGGATCTCCAGGCTGCAACCCAACTATGTGCATTGAATTTGTTTGAAGGAGTTACAAAAGCATGTGCAAGCACCCCAAACATTTACCTCAAAAGGCAAAAAGCGGGTGAGTACAGCAGTTAAGACTCTGCTTGGGGTTCCAGTGTCCCATTcctgagtgcctgagttcaagtcccaccgCTATTTCCAATCCTagcctcaggaggcagcaggtgagggctcaagtagttggattcctgccactcatgcgggagacctgggctgagttgctacttcctggcttgggtctggctcaactcaagctgttgcaggcatttagggaaaatgaaaacagatgttAGATCTTTGTCCTACAAACAAGAAGGAAGAACAGGgacaggaaaatgcaaatgaggGAGGGAGGATCGGGCCTATGCACTTGGGAGACCCCTGAGGAATGCACATTGCTACAACAACACACTCTGCAACCTCTAAGTGGAGAGCTCAGTGGCagtggaagccaggggccaggggccaggtccCTGGAGTAGCCCAGGTGAGCAGGTCTCTCTGTGTCCCTGATGGCTGGCTGGGGGCTGCTTCTGGGTGGGGACATGAGGGACCCGCTGACCTGTGCTCTGCCCCTGCAGGTTTTTACTCGCTGTCGGTGAGGCACAGGCAGGTGAAGCATTACCGCATCTTCCGCTTGCCAAACAACTGGTACTACATTTCCCCGCGACTCACCTTCCAGTGCCTGGAGGACCTGGTCAACCACTATTCCGGTAAGAGCCCCTCAGATCAGGCAGGCAGCTCCCAACTACATACCCTGGGCTGCCATCAGGCAGGCTGGCACCTAGCTCACCCCTATATGCCCCTGTCCATCCCACCTGTTAAGTACGCTGCCTTTTTGTTCACCCAGACAAAATTTCAGGctgcctgtgtgtctctctccaaACCTTGGACATGAGTTGAATGCACCCAATTTCAAACCCATCCTCTTCTTGGCTGAATGAAGGACACCACAGCAAGCTCCTATCTTGGCAACCACAAGCAGGTTGCACTTCCTACCTGTGGCAGGCCCTACATTTGGGAGACTGCAATGTAACTCATTTCCCCCTTTCCTGTTATGGCCAGTAGCCATCCAGTGACCGGCACCTTCCCTAAGCCCCGGTGCTGGCCTAGATAATCCTGTACTAGTCTGTGCTGCCCGCCAGTTCTGAAGACTCGGGATtgcacttcactttttttttttgtgtgagtCTTTCCTGCACCCAAGGCTGAGTCCAGACTGCCCCAAGCTGACAAGTGTATAATATTTATGCGGGAGAGGCACATCAGAGTCACAGGGAGAGAATGGAGGTGGGTCTGCGGCAGGCTTGGGAGCCAACTCTAGATGGAGCGCCATTCCCCCAGAAAAGCGGCCAGTGCTGAGTACTGGGCTAAGTTTCCAGAGACTGGCTGTTCAGGGCTCATGTCCAGGATCCCAGGTCCCTGCTGGGTGAGCTCAGGACAGGTCCCTGCCTCCTTGTGCCGCAGTGAGGCACATGCTCACTGCTTCTGTCTCCAGGGAATGCTGAGGACTCACAAGAGGCAGCACAGGAAAGGGGCCACTCAGGGTCATGGGCGCGGAATCATTCATGCCCACCAACTCTCTTCACCTTTCCCTGGGGCAGGactttctcctccccctccccaccacacctCCTCTTCCAGGTAAAAggagggaaagcagcaggcacatcTACCCCTCTCAGGCTCGGGCTGCAGACCTCACACTCCTGCGGGAATTTGCTCTTTAGGCTCCGGGGTCATGACCTGAAGGTACAAAGGGCATTTCAAGGAAGAAGCAGTCCCCATAGTATTGAACTGTCACCGCTGCCTTGCGAGCCGCAGACGAGGAAGGAACTCTAGGTGTAGCCAGAGGCAGGACCAGTTGGGGTTGAGGTATGTGAGACCTGACCAACCCACACCCAGGGCGTGGTGCTCCACTCACAGAGGGTGGGGGACCCAACACACAGGTCCTGTGACAcgtccagcccagcctgacatgcaCCGAACGCAAAAGAAACGATTACAGAAATGGCTCCTGTGATACCGGAAATCCTGGCAGCTAGCTAAGAATGAAAGAGGAAGGGAGTCCTGGAAACAGCCCATTTCTCCTGGGTCTGAGCAAAGGCTGTTTGTGGTATTTGGCTTTTAATATCAATCATCAGAGTAATGTGGAGACCAGAAGTTTTGCATAGACAAAAGCAAACATGAGAAGGATGCTGCCCCAGCCAAGCTCTTAGGGCAGGCCCAGCCACTGGAGGCCGGGCCTGGAATGCCTGTGTCCACCCTCAGGCAGAGCTGGTGCCTCTGAGCAAGCAGGCCCTAGCCATTGTGTCACTCAGAGGGTCGTGGTCATCCGTTGACCTCCTGCCCATGACTGAAGTTGGTCTGAAGACCTCATGTGCTGCctcaagtgcaggatcccaaaataGAAGCAGCAGAGTCAGTGCTACCCCCAGCAACCCTTCCTGCAAGCACTGAATCCGAGAGGCTGAACCCCGGGCCGTTCTGGCTCACGACTCAGGCCTGCAGGTTGATTTCGGTTCTTGTCCTTGGGACTCTAGGGAAATTGCTCTCCTCTTGGAACATCACTTGCTCCATCTAGAAAATGGGGCTTAGTTGCTTCTTTGCAACATTGGTGCACAGAAAAGGCTTGGAGCCTAAGGATGGTTAGGTGCACGGTGTTACTGAGAGAACAGAGGTAGCAGGGCACTCTGAGACCTAGGATGTGGCTCAAAGGACAAAGGGAGGCAGGTCAAGGTACCCTGGTGCATCCAAGCCAAGACATACTGGTGGGGTCTTCCTTGTCCTCGTTTCTTGATTCCAAGACAATGAAATGGGCTTCTATCACATTCCTCTGTCCCTGAGCAAGTGACTTGCCGCTGGGTGCCTCAGTTTGTTCCATCTCCAAATGGTTCTAGAAAATTCAATCTGCACCAAGTAAATGTAAGGCCTCAATGAGATGAAAGGCTGGGGTTGGCTCAGCACTTGGCTTATGCTGCCAGTGCAAAGTATGTGGCACCTGTGCTGCAGGCTACATGGTTTGCTGTCCAAGTCTTGGTCTGTCCAAGGTGGGATGGCCAACAGTGTGCTCTGGCATGCGTAGCCACAGCTGCATTGGTCAGTCTGTGCATCTCCAATCTGCCTCATCTCCTAACTGAGGAAGCTCTTTCAATTTCCAGCCACGACAGGCAAATTGTTTTAGATTCATATCCAATTACGCTTCCCTCTGACCTCACGGTGTCACCTCATCTTTCTCCCTGCATGCCCCAGGTGGATGGATGCTTGAGTTCACAGGGAAAGCTCCTCTGTACCTACAGGATGAGGCACTATTGTCCACTGGGCTGGCGGTCTCCTGTTGTTTGGGAGGTGGGGACAGTCTAAGGTAGGGTCCTGTCTAAAAGCAGGTGATGGACCACTCCACGATGGCAGCAGGGACTGGGGTTCTGCCCTGCCAGAGACCAGGGCATCCCACCTCTGCCGCTGTTTCACCTCCGTCTCTCCGGGGGACAGGGGATGCCCTGGGGTGCTCAGGCTGAACAAGGTGGTACAgcctcttccctccttctctgcgTCTTCCACACTCCTGCGCCTCTTTCACTACCACCTCCCTTGCCAGCCATTGTACTTACTCCCTTCTTCCTTGCTCCTCCCCTTTTATCTTCCTTATTGCCTACACATTGGTGAGCCCATCTGGCTGAGGCTCACCATGAGGTGGAACCAGGAAAGGCCGCCGTTGTTTCTTGTAGCCCCACATTGCAAGGGAGGAAGCAAGGTTCAGAGAGGTTTAGGATTGTTCACCATCAGGGGCACGGAGCTCTCTCGGGGCAGAGTAATGCTTCTCAAACAGCAGGGTGGCCTCACTCAGCCTTGCCTGCCATGCTTCATGCCCACCTGGGCTCGGTGTCCTCGTGCTAAGCACCAGGACGTTGTGTGGGGCAGTGTCCTGCACTCTGTGCCACTGGGGCTTCCCCAGAGTCCCTGGCTCACTGTCTGCTTCCTTCCTCAGAGGTGGCTGACGGTTTGTGCTGTGTGCTGACTACGCCCTGCCTGACACAAAGTACAGCTGCCCCGGCCACCAGAGCTGCCAGCTCGCCAGTCACCTTGCGCCAGAAGACTTTTGACTGGAAGCAGGTGTCCAGGtgagatgtgtatgtgtgtccccaCCCCATGAACATGGAAACACAAAATAGAATGTGAGGCTGGCACATGCACACCATGGCCAGTGTCCCCTAGGGGTGGGCACCCCAGCAGGTGCCAACCAAGTCCCTCAGCTTCTGCCAGTGACTGTGGGAGTCCCCATGCAATGCTAGTAGGGAATATTTTCTCACTTAACTTCAGCTTCTTCTAATGGGTAGACTCCCAGAGAGTAGCACATGAGTAAATGTTGCATAAATTTGTTGTTGAAATGCCGTCTATAGAGTTCAAGCAGACTAGCAAAGTCCTAAGGTGGTATCGtttattctaagaaaaaaaaaacctttttgtttcattttgtttatcttaTCATCGGCTCTTACATGTACAGGACTATCTAGTTTGTGGCTGTTGGGTTATGTTAGTAAGCGACTATTAATCCAGACACATCACGGGCAAAATCAAAGCTCACTAGAGATCAGAATTCCCTGTGAGAGGCACAGCCCACTGCTCCTTGTACACACGATAGAGAACGATGTGTTTGTGTTGGAAGGCGGAGCCGTGTGAGGGGATGGAGGCTCACGGGCACCAAGTGCTCTGCCCAGGTCACACTGCTCACTGCTGTAAGAACTGGAGAACAGTAAGTCTGAGGCATGCTAACCTCACTGTCTTGTTCTccatccctctcctctctctgtgcccTCCCTTTCTCCCAACCTGCAGGCTGCAGGAGGACGCTGAGGGGACAGGGAACCCGCTCGGGGTGGATGAGTCCCTTTTCAGCTATGGCCTGCGGGAGAGTATCGCCTCCTATCTGTCCCTAACCAGCGACGACAGCACCCCCTTCGACCGGAAGAAGAAAAGTGTTTCCCTGATGTACAGTGGCAGCAAGAGGAAGAGCTCCTTCTTCTCTTCACCACCATACTTTGAGGACTAGCTGgagagcagccagccagccatgagGCATGGAGGTTCCAACTGTCACTCAGTGTCCTGTCCCAACTAGGGTGCCCGAGGCAGTGGAGCTGAGAGAAGCCCCTTGGGAACTCAagctctcctcctctttgcccaCGCTGTGACCACAAGGACCTGGGGTCTGATGAGTGTTGTGACTCTTGATGGGCCAGGGCCGGGTATGTGCACATGGTGAAGATGGGCAGGACAAAGATTCACACAAGCACGGGAGTCTGGCCCATTCTACAGGAAACTGTCCATTGATCACACTCCGGGGACACTGGAAAGTCTGAGAGGAAGACTGACCAAGATCTGGGCCTGGTGGGTGGTCTGGGTTTGCAGATGGGTTCCTGCACGGAACTTTGTAACCTAGGGGATGTCATCTTTCATGTGAAGGGCACTCCGTGACACTAAACACTAGCCCAAAGGACTATGCCTTGGGCAGGCTTGGTGAAGTCAGGTGGCCTCCGTGATGCTGAGAGGGCCAAGCAAATGGGAGAGGGGGCAGGTGGTGGCAGGAACTGCACAGGCTTCTGAGATGTCCCCAACCATTAAGAGTTTCTCTGGATTGCTGGGATTGTTGCTGCATCAACGCATCTATTATTCATCCTTAACTGCCTGAAGAGGCACCTCGTTAAGTCCCTGTGCAAGgtgtcaggccaaaaaaaaaaaaaaatgagcaagtcACCCCAGCTTCTAGTGCAGCTGTAGACAAGGAGGAAAGTGTCCAGGCCAGTTACGTGGAAAAGACTCCTGGTTTACGCTGGCTTTGTGGCAGGTCACCGTGCTGTGGGAGCCCGTGTTCAGCAGCCACCCCAGGGCGTGCAAGGCTTAGCTGCTCTGGGCAAGCAGAAGCGGCTGGGTTGTTTTGTACAAAAGGAAACTGATGAGTTCTAAAGACATATCTCCTCTAAGGCCTGGGGTCTGCAGGGAGAACAAAGCAGAGCTCCAGGACCCGTGGCAGCCAGAGGGGCTTTCCTGTCCCCATCAACtgtgagagaagagacagacaaaagcATCTACCCAGGCCTCCCATCCAAATCATGCCAGGCAGGGGGGAAGGAGCAGGGTTCTGCAGAAGCCATGACCTGCCTTCCCCTGTATCCCAGGGGCTGCCTGTGGGGAAATGCCTGCTGTGGTGCCTTCTGCCCCCTGCCAGCATTCCTTGGATCTGAGCTAGAGTATGCACCCATGCCTTCCCAGCAGGCCCCAGGGGCTTATTTAGGGAGACATGTGTGGTCTTTTCAATAGTCACAGAAGGCTGCTTCAAAAGGATCCCCCAGCATGTGGGAGATGAACATGATCTGGGGACTGCCTCCCACCTCCAGACTGGAGGCCGACCCCAGCTGTCTGGGGACACTGCCTCCCACCATGAGAGCAGGGGCCTACCCGAGCTGCCTGCATGGTGTCTCAGCGCCTTACTTTCCGTTGCAACAAATCTGATTGGAATGCTGGGGGAGCACtctggtgggaggtgggggtggggagacttCTCAGTGGGAAGCATTACGCTGTATTAAATCCTGTATTTATTCCTgatgaaaaataaacttattatgtatttaagccttgcaaaatggacAGAGCATCTGAGTTGAGATGGACCAATGGTTCAATAGCCATGAGGGTTGGGATTTTCCAGTCAAGGCCAACTGCACAGAGAAGCAAAAAGAGCCAGCAGAGGAAACCCAGATGGGAAGCTTGCCCTTTGGAAGAGCGAAAGGCAGGTAGGAGCTGAGAGGATGTCTTACCGTCCTGGACAGCAGGTGGAGGGGATGGAGGAACagcaaagccttaggacccgcTAGATTCTTGTCCACAACCCCTGTGATACCGGTCTAGTCCTTCTCCCCAGAAGGCCCTGGCATGTGCTATCTTACAGGCTCTGCTCTAGGAGCTGAGGCTGCAACCATGTAGGTCAGAGGAGGTCTCTGACACATGGAGATGACAGCACCAAGAAACCAAAGGCTGTCCCACAAGTGGGCATGGGATAGGACCTGGCAGGGTCCCATCCGAGGGTGCCCAGGAAGGCCttcgagggagggagggagcgaggcaATACTTGAGCAGGGGTCTGAGAGGCACATGGAAAGCAGCCATGAGGTGGTGCAGGAGGTGTGTGGGAACTGCCCAGCCATTTTGTAGGCAAAGCAAGAGTTGAGGCACAGAGTGTGTGGGGACAGGCATGGCCAGGGCTGACAGAGGAGACAGCCCAGTcctgcagggcaggggtgggagtggggtctACTCTCGGGAATTGCTGTGCAGGGTAGCAGGGTCTTTCTCACCCGCTAGCAATGTTTAGAAGGTTACAATGGCTGCCCTGTGGGAGATGAGGTGTGAGAATCTGGCTCTGTGTTGTCTCCCTGACGCAGTCTTAAAGCTAAGGATGTAGAGAATTTGAAGACAAAGCTgtgagaaaaatgaacaaaaggaaaatgtatgCCGTTTTTTGAAGCAAAATGGAATTGAAGAGGGAAATACATCACATAGGAATCAAGAGAGCTGTTTCAGAAGCAACCATAAATTATGACAACACACTGATCATCATCCGTGCTAATCAACAGTTTCAAAATGCATGAAACAATTATTATAGAAAGAAATGACTCTACAAG
Encoded here:
- the SLA gene encoding src-like-adapter isoform X2 is translated as MGNSMKSTPAPPERPLPSSDGLESDFLAVLSDYPSPDISPPIFRRGEKLRVISDEGGWWKAISLSTGRESYIPGICVARVYHGWLFEGLGRDKAEELLQLPDTKMGSFMIRESETKKGFYSLSVRHRQVKHYRIFRLPNNWYYISPRLTFQCLEDLVNHYSEVADGLCCVLTTPCLTQSTAAPATRAASSPVTLRQKTFDWKQVSRLQEDAEGTGNPLGVDESLFSYGLRESIASYLSLTSDDSTPFDRKKKSVSLMYSGSKRKSSFFSSPPYFED
- the SLA gene encoding src-like-adapter isoform X1, whose product is MRSELGHSPSPGRGARLIFRVCILYSRLQVAPRDGEMGNSMKSTPAPPERPLPSSDGLESDFLAVLSDYPSPDISPPIFRRGEKLRVISDEGGWWKAISLSTGRESYIPGICVARVYHGWLFEGLGRDKAEELLQLPDTKMGSFMIRESETKKGFYSLSVRHRQVKHYRIFRLPNNWYYISPRLTFQCLEDLVNHYSEVADGLCCVLTTPCLTQSTAAPATRAASSPVTLRQKTFDWKQVSRLQEDAEGTGNPLGVDESLFSYGLRESIASYLSLTSDDSTPFDRKKKSVSLMYSGSKRKSSFFSSPPYFED